The genomic DNA AGCGATCCATTAACTTGGGACTGAAAAGGATGAAAGATATTGTCCATAGACAACGTTTTGATTTTCAGCACCAACAATCCTGCGAGCCTCTTCGAATATGGTTTCTTTGTCCATGGTTGggaattctttcaaaatctgaTTGGCAATTCTGTTATGTTCACGGACAAACAAAGTGTGCATTGCTGCAAGTCCAGGAATCACAGTGGCTCTTACATCTCCTGCAATGTAACCACCTGCAGCATTCTTTGGGAGAAGTTCCTTCCCTGTTGCAGATTTTGTGGTCTTAAGAAGATAGTTATTGTCGTCTCGTAGACTGCGAAGGCGGGTGGAGTCGGATCCGTAGACATTTGAAGCGTCAACATAGCTGGTAATAATGTTGAATTGCTCTCTTGGTGAAGAGTCACAGTAATGCTCGGATCGAGTAAATTCGAGACAAGTTTGTGACACAGTGGAAAAGAAAGGATCATTGCTTGGAATACTTATAGCACTGCATCCTTCCTGGCTATTGTCAGTACAGCAATTGCTCACATGGGCTTCAGGTGTTAAAGACATGTCATGATCCAAATATTGGCCAAATTGTGTCAAAATGTGAGTAGCGAGAGTGTGAGGTACATTCATGTCAGGGTGAAAGGTGGAGCTGACCAATCTGGGATTAGGGAGTTCTCCTGGCTGGGCACATTTTGCGTCTCCTATTTATgttagagaaaaaattatatcatgatactattcatattaataaatgaactgGGACTTTACTTACTTGGTGTAAAAAGACCCTTTGTTTTTGGAGTAGAAGCAGCATTTCCATACCGAGCTTTCAATAAACGAATCAAAGGAGCACCAGTAGCACCCCAACTTGTGTTCTCCTTATTGTTGCAGGTGCCATCAATGGTTCTGAACTTGGAGTCAGTACTGGTGCAGGTACTGGTTGCTGTAGAGGAGCATGGAGCATCATCACGAAATTTTTCAGAGAGAAGATTCTTGACTTCCTCTTCGAAATTCTTAGTTTTCCTTCCCACACGCTCTAATTTGTTCATTGCATTCTTGAAAAGAGCATTTCTCTTTGACATTTGTAGGGAgctggataaaatataaatcaaaatatgattgaagTATAATTAGTTAGATGCTACATAGACAATGCATTCACTGATTCAGACTATAACTTGGGTAAAAGTACTTACCTCTTCGTTACTTTCTTATAACGATTCCCAAGAGAGCAAAGGGCATCGCCTTCTGGAAAGTCAGAGAGTTCTTTTTCTGCCAATAAGATTGCATTCTTTGGAGTGAGGCCATGTACAGCTATTAAGTTGGTTATAAGAAGACAGGGGATCCAAAGCATTTTGctgtcctttttttttgtttcagtttGATCCTTGTATGACAGAACTCGCTCTGAATGATATTCTTTCATACCcaccttttctttttataggagAGAGTCTTTGCTCAAGTGTGTAGAGCTTTCACTCCGATATGACTACAATAACCTTTTATACATCAGATACGGAACAGTTTCATATCAGATCCATTTGATCGACGAATAATTATTCGTAAATAATTAAGCCCTCTGTCCATTTTAAttacactttaaaataaaagttgattttttcagCTCAAGTTTTTAATTGTTGTCAATTGAGCTACGTTactccatttttctttttgattgatCCCTAAAAATGCATTGACTTCAGAGACTGTCCTGAAGcatcttataaatataagtaaatttgatGTAGTCTTTCAGGGCAACGCATGATCATttaacatttaacaaaataatttacaaatgttaattaaaataagtcgAATTTTCCACACGGCTTTGATCGGGAGATAGTTACTTAATAAGGAGTATGAATATATCTTCAAACAGCTCAACTAAATTGGTTATTGAGattagtattaaattaaaaactgagTAATTGAGTGTCTTGCATCTGAACTCTCAAACTTTGTCCCTGTCTTAGTTTCGACTTAGTGTCAAAACCAAAGTAACAACCgtaaaatgttccttttttaCAAAGAGAACAGCTCTCATTTTCAATCTTGGTTTTGACTGGATCTCGATCTCTTTCAGTTTTGATTTGAAGTTAGGAGGCATTCGATACAGTATTGGATCCATAAACAACACAAATTAGATTGGCCGTCTGCCCCTCCTTTTTACTTGGTCGTATTGATACTGAagattatatcaaattttcttttttttacttccactTTGGAACCTTGCAGCAAAAACcaaacacaaaattaatttgtacgcttaacctttaatcATAATTGACACTTTTTTGATGGGATACATATATTCATCGTGAGATATTGCTCTCTAAAGAAATCTAGTGTAAAACGCCCAAAACTTTTacataacttaatatttattattacagtaatagaaaaatttgtatgttatttaCTAACATTTGAATATTAGTGATAATACCGATGATtgtgttatttttgatataccTTACCCGACcaagttaaattataaaataattaaatttaggaTATAATTGCAGGGGCATCTGtaggattatatacatatatatacttttgagaGGAGCTTggatttagcaatttttttgaaaaaaaaataaaacattctaaaatcaattgccattcacaaaaaaaaattgaacaaatgcTTATTTTTAGTCCCCATATTCTGTAAAatttcatcatataaaatatcaagatttttaataattttatccgATACCGAATCGATgcaaatattggatattttgtcTGCTATATCAGATTTCCGATTTCCTTTCAATTTATCCACCCACATACTCCAAATACTTCAATTGGGATAGTTTTTAGAATTTAACCTCTGGAAGTCTGATTCTTACTAAGAGTGTGGTTGATGTAACAAagctcaatttttaattttatatgagtACCTTGTCCTTTCCTGATCAATTGATTAATGATTAGTCTACTTGTTCTTGAGAATGACTTGAGATGTATATTAAGCATGGATTTCTAAGTGTGAGTAACTTTGATACAAGACTACTTTGAAAGAAGTAAGGATTGAATAGGGttctcttataaaaatataatccaatgAACTCTCTAcgaatttattaaatgattattttggcCTCAATCATCCTCCCTTAAGCagtaagtaattcttcttttaatatttctttgttgaCTTTGgcataagttatattttctaaGCCAAGGGTTCTTCACCTCTGTTTCTCCAATTACCCATTTTTTTAGTGAGCCAATTCTTTATTTCCCACCACAGCATCagtctttgaaaaaatttgattttactcCATGCATTGTTTTGTTcgtaattataaactttttgttttaattgttttaattaagatatggcaagatattttataaatagagaatGTTGTCATACTTCAAATAGGTAGACATTCTAAATGAGGCCCTCAACCTCAAATACAGGGTGTAACACGGAAATTTGGTGCTTCAGATTTTGGGATGTCAACAGGATATATGATTCCAAAATTGTGCAATGATTTTTACAGTGAAAAATACAAGATGAAGacataaaaattagaatcttttCGAGGCTGTCTAACCTCAGTTATAAAACCatgacaattttgtaattgaCGTCATTCAAAAGACTGATAAAAGGCTTCAATTTGATgttggttttgtttttgtccGATCAAAAACGTCCGAACAACAAGAAAAACAGGAGAGGGTGTGCGATTTCCTCCGCGCACAAGTCCATCTCCCACAAGAAGGACTTCACATTAGACGCTGCTCTGAAGAGAATAcattcttggctgaatcaagagctcagttCGAGAGAACCGTCAGGACCATACATCCATGCACAGGTCATGGTCTTCAGCGTCATGGTAACTGATATTTGTAGAAGTGAAtttggcttttaaaattttctaattttgaatccTCACACAATACATTCAAAGGTTTCACTTACGTAATGTTGCATTTTCTCtctatttctatcatttttgtTCATCCATACAATCTTTTTTCACAGGGAGAGTTGAATGTATTTCGGGAAATTCATCACTCTATTTTGAAGGAGATCTTTTATGTATGTGTAAGAATCTGTTGTGCTCTTGTAACTGCTATTACGTTCATGTGTTATCTCACAATCTTGTAATTCAGGATTTTTCCGTCCTTTCTTTTGAAGCAGAtctattttccatattttttggaatctttttaaCATTCTCGTCATTGCTTTTTGGTggttcattaatattaaaacctTTATCGTTTCTTGAAGAACTTCCTTTCAAATTTTAGGTATGTCTCCTATTGTTAGAACTGCCCACAAGGCCTGGAACTGTTTcaacagtttaaaaaatcagTTTGAGTTATGAATTTAggaaaatagattatataaaattgtttgatgAATAAGTTGCtgaaatgataatatatgtttgtttagTAACTTTCAAcgtattataacaaaatactgATCAGTGTTATAGGTCGGATAAATTCACTCTCAAAACTATTCAGACCCGATCTAGctaaaaatcatactttttgtaaaaattaaatattttatacacaattattttatatacaaa from Lepeophtheirus salmonis unplaced genomic scaffold, UVic_Lsal_1.4 unplaced_contig_7564_pilon, whole genome shotgun sequence includes the following:
- the LOC121131500 gene encoding LOW QUALITY PROTEIN: peroxidasin homolog (The sequence of the model RefSeq protein was modified relative to this genomic sequence to represent the inferred CDS: inserted 1 base in 1 codon) codes for the protein MLWIPCLLITNLIAVHGLTPKNAILLAEKELSDFPEGDALCSLGNRYKKVTKSSLQMSKRNALFKNAMNKLERVGRKTKNFEEEVKNLLSEKFRDDAPCSSTATSTCTSTDSKFRTIDGTCNNKENTSWGATGAPLIRLLKARYGNAASTPKTKGLFTPRDAKCAQPGELPNPRLVSSTFHPDMNVPHTLATHILTQFGQYLDHDMSLTPEAHVSNCCTDNSQEGCSAISIPSNDPFFSTVSQTCLEFTRSEHYCDSSPREQFNIITSYVDASNVYGSDSTRLRSLRDDNNYLLKTTKSATGKELLPKNAAGGYIAGDVRATVIPGLAAMHTLFVREHNRIANQILKEFPTMDKETIFEEARRIVGAENQNVVYGQYLXILFSPKLMDRFGLRMTSKSRYDSKINAAISNGFATAAYRFGHSMVQGDIQRIGLTAADSNTSFFPKDAFFNMQHYEAKDGLGLEEVILGLLHQPSQSYDRLAIDDITNHLFNGGKAFGSDLIARNIQRGRDHGLPTYGFWRQHCDLQPLCDWNKKPGSIKQSNWDILKKLYNSPNDIDLFTAGLAENPSEGSVLGETFSCILGKQFENLKNGDRYFFTHTNQASSFTESQINNIRTRTLGQIICDNTDIQK